One Leptospira semungkisensis DNA segment encodes these proteins:
- a CDS encoding UDP-2,3-diacylglucosamine diphosphatase, which yields MKFRRGRIYEAFFISDIHYLLNKKIKSHKHKELFQLLDHLGKKEIKFNNLYLVGDIIENWFFSADRRLQRVKGKKRFNKLFDRLDKLASGGGKKYYIVGNHDTTSYLMRLSPKVENYLRERDWIICEKAENEILIAIHGHQGQYNKFTWMGSILVLRLLHIFASIFPALFKFSENFYHKHLNRQDPSTIEETLHYYQKLSRLTHQGKKVLISGHTHDFLCIPKINIINTGDWVKSNSFVIQDEKKFSGIRMIARKEFKKEFVLKL from the coding sequence ATGAAATTTCGAAGAGGAAGAATTTACGAGGCCTTTTTCATTTCGGACATCCACTATCTTCTAAATAAGAAGATAAAATCCCATAAACATAAAGAACTCTTCCAGCTATTGGATCACTTAGGAAAGAAAGAGATCAAATTCAATAATCTCTACTTGGTCGGAGATATCATAGAGAATTGGTTCTTCAGCGCGGACCGCAGACTCCAAAGGGTAAAAGGAAAGAAGAGATTCAATAAGCTATTCGATCGCTTGGACAAGCTCGCTTCCGGTGGTGGAAAGAAATATTATATCGTGGGAAATCACGATACAACATCCTATCTGATGAGGCTCTCGCCTAAGGTGGAAAATTATCTTAGAGAAAGAGATTGGATTATCTGCGAGAAGGCAGAAAACGAAATTTTGATCGCAATCCATGGTCACCAAGGCCAGTACAATAAGTTTACTTGGATGGGCTCGATCTTAGTGCTTAGGCTGTTGCATATATTCGCTTCTATCTTTCCGGCCTTATTCAAATTCTCCGAGAACTTCTATCATAAGCATCTAAATCGACAAGACCCTAGTACAATCGAAGAAACTTTACATTACTACCAAAAACTTTCTCGGTTAACTCATCAGGGCAAAAAGGTTTTGATATCGGGGCATACTCATGATTTCCTTTGTATCCCTAAGATCAATATTATCAATACCGGAGACTGGGTAAAAAGTAACAGTTTCGTGATCCAAGACGAAAAGAAATTTTCAGGGATCCGTATGATAGCGAGAAAAGAATTTAAGAAAGAATTCGTCTTAAAACTCTGA
- a CDS encoding polysaccharide deacetylase family protein, translated as MLERITRLSLFSILLLAFGLSAGPVQDFMSPAPKSEKTSKQNRNQEATSTSPSTAPSSQEEKKAEKSPSSKETTTPKSETKVKKEKEDQIASHTEPSSKSKRVQRRKKSKSLTSSKKDKETEKKEETPKKYDNAVPGVSGLPPKTEYDVKKQGSVDGHGKGIPVLCYHHLSDNGNPMGGYNLDPSLLEEQFKYLKALGYQTLSLDQFYQYIQGKAGSDFPAKAILLTFDDGSLTHRNVLVPLLKKYGFRASVFIYPTVISNPRYKFYLSWAQLKEALDSGVLDLGSHTVYHPKLPAMKRAEIRQQLRDSKATLEAKTGRKVQDLAYPFGLFDVRVIEEAKAAGYRMAFTVNPGKNVPGTYAYTVHRSLIPWGQSQSRFNSILSASPPTKIRLGILDGSWVKPGETFSATIEGLEPSSVAVKISGKEAIAQRKSDTEYIIRIPEFKKTTSYPAMVVLGKTSAGKLRSETQFLFVNRREFKHDPD; from the coding sequence ATGCTTGAACGAATCACTCGCCTTTCTCTTTTTTCGATCCTTTTACTCGCCTTCGGACTGAGCGCCGGTCCCGTCCAGGACTTCATGAGTCCGGCACCAAAGTCGGAAAAAACCTCCAAACAAAACCGAAACCAAGAAGCAACTTCCACCTCTCCTTCTACTGCACCTTCTTCTCAGGAAGAAAAAAAGGCGGAGAAGTCGCCTTCTTCCAAAGAAACTACGACTCCCAAATCCGAAACCAAGGTTAAAAAAGAGAAGGAAGATCAAATTGCTTCTCATACGGAACCTTCTTCTAAATCGAAGCGCGTGCAACGTAGGAAAAAATCCAAGTCCCTAACTTCTTCCAAAAAAGACAAGGAAACAGAGAAGAAAGAAGAGACTCCAAAGAAATATGATAATGCAGTCCCAGGAGTTTCCGGACTTCCGCCTAAGACAGAGTATGATGTTAAAAAGCAAGGGAGTGTAGACGGTCACGGTAAGGGAATCCCTGTACTTTGTTACCACCATTTGTCGGATAACGGGAACCCGATGGGCGGTTATAACTTGGATCCTAGTCTACTCGAAGAACAATTCAAGTATCTGAAAGCACTCGGTTATCAAACTTTGAGCTTGGATCAATTCTACCAATACATCCAAGGAAAGGCAGGAAGCGATTTTCCTGCGAAAGCAATCCTATTAACTTTTGATGATGGTTCCCTAACGCATAGAAATGTGCTTGTGCCTCTTCTCAAAAAATATGGATTTAGAGCCTCCGTATTTATCTATCCTACTGTGATCTCGAATCCAAGATATAAATTCTACTTGAGCTGGGCTCAGTTGAAAGAGGCGTTAGACAGCGGTGTCTTGGATCTCGGTTCCCATACTGTGTATCATCCTAAATTGCCAGCGATGAAAAGAGCAGAGATCCGACAACAGTTGAGAGATTCCAAAGCTACTCTAGAAGCGAAGACAGGAAGAAAAGTACAGGATCTGGCCTACCCTTTCGGTCTTTTTGACGTAAGAGTCATCGAAGAAGCAAAGGCTGCCGGTTACAGAATGGCTTTCACGGTAAATCCTGGTAAGAACGTTCCAGGCACTTATGCTTACACTGTACATCGTTCCCTAATTCCATGGGGACAATCCCAGTCTAGATTCAACTCCATCTTAAGCGCAAGTCCTCCCACTAAGATCCGTTTGGGAATTCTAGACGGTTCTTGGGTAAAACCTGGAGAAACATTTTCGGCGACTATAGAAGGTTTGGAGCCTAGCTCCGTTGCAGTGAAGATAAGCGGCAAAGAAGCGATCGCCCAGAGGAAATCGGATACGGAATACATTATTAGAATTCCTGAATTTAAGAAAACGACTAGCTACCCTGCCATGGTAGTCTTAGGTAAGACCTCTGCAGGAAAGCTCAGAAGTGAGACCCAATTCCTATTCGTGAATCGACGGGAATTCAAGCACGATCCGGATTGA
- a CDS encoding AMP-dependent synthetase/ligase yields MEPLQLPFLNSQTLYWMLKASAEAYKDHPAQYYKPDGKTYKALSFKDMNELVVRIGLGLISLGVKKGENIGLIADSGHRWIWASMGITNIGNVDVPRGTDSTLEDLTYILNHSEAKICFAGNSEVARKLSSSPGYFPHLKTVILFEPSSHIDQRSPWKILTLDDLISLGNDWIQEKGELEFHSRGESIRESDLATIVYTSGTTGRPKGVMLNHKNIIFNVNMSLALDDVRVTPADRTMAYLPPWHIAERLIETACVRAGASEAFTSISSLAQDLQDIKPTFLLSVPRVWESFYNKVQDKLRDASPLSRFLFKTFESIAASYYGYKSRFLGLEFSLEANSFFSEVWNRGTAFLGMLLFFVPNLFAQLLFSKIRNSLGGRIKFAISGAGALPEYVDRFFNSIRVPILEGYGMTETSGASTRRRLNKISVGTLGKCIPGVEIKILNEKGEEIHEPGIKGVAWHKGDHIMQGYYLDPEKTAETIKDGWLNSGDLLLWTAQGELKYAGRAKDTIVLLGGENLEPEPIEFALTQSELILQAMVVGHDQKMLGALLVPDWDALDKQLRNWKSKLLQEIADPNSDPDVRELFKKEIKDKISSKNGFKNFEKVSNFYLLPKKFEPGDELTMTMKVRRNVVADKYKIQIEELYK; encoded by the coding sequence ATGGAACCTCTTCAACTGCCTTTTCTAAATTCACAGACTCTTTACTGGATGCTAAAAGCTTCCGCAGAAGCATACAAAGATCATCCGGCTCAATACTACAAACCTGACGGTAAAACATATAAGGCTTTGTCTTTCAAAGACATGAACGAACTAGTTGTTCGGATCGGTCTAGGTCTTATCTCTCTGGGAGTCAAGAAGGGTGAGAATATAGGGTTGATTGCCGACTCGGGACATCGTTGGATCTGGGCGAGCATGGGGATCACCAATATAGGAAATGTGGACGTACCCAGAGGGACCGACTCTACACTTGAAGATCTTACTTATATTCTGAATCATTCCGAAGCGAAAATTTGCTTCGCAGGGAATTCGGAAGTTGCAAGAAAGTTAAGCTCCTCTCCAGGTTATTTTCCACATTTAAAAACCGTAATATTATTTGAGCCTTCTTCTCATATCGATCAACGATCTCCTTGGAAGATACTGACGCTGGACGATCTGATCTCTCTCGGAAATGATTGGATCCAAGAAAAAGGTGAGCTGGAATTTCATTCCAGAGGAGAATCTATCCGAGAATCCGATCTGGCTACGATCGTCTATACGTCCGGAACGACTGGAAGACCGAAAGGAGTCATGCTCAATCATAAAAATATAATATTCAACGTGAACATGTCTTTGGCTTTGGATGACGTAAGGGTAACTCCTGCGGATCGGACCATGGCCTACTTGCCTCCTTGGCATATAGCGGAAAGATTGATTGAGACTGCTTGCGTTCGAGCGGGAGCATCGGAAGCGTTTACTTCTATCTCGAGCCTCGCTCAGGACCTACAAGATATCAAGCCAACCTTCCTTCTTTCCGTGCCAAGGGTTTGGGAAAGTTTCTATAATAAGGTGCAGGATAAATTGAGGGACGCCTCTCCTCTCAGTAGATTTCTATTCAAAACCTTCGAATCGATTGCAGCCTCTTATTATGGATACAAGAGTCGGTTTCTTGGTTTGGAATTTTCTTTAGAGGCGAACTCATTCTTTTCGGAAGTTTGGAATCGAGGAACGGCATTTTTAGGGATGCTCCTCTTCTTCGTGCCTAATCTATTTGCTCAATTGCTTTTTTCTAAAATACGGAACAGCTTAGGGGGAAGGATCAAATTCGCTATCTCCGGCGCAGGTGCTCTTCCCGAGTACGTGGATCGCTTCTTTAACTCCATAAGAGTTCCTATTTTAGAAGGATATGGAATGACGGAAACGAGCGGAGCTTCCACCAGAAGAAGATTGAATAAGATCAGCGTGGGAACTCTAGGCAAGTGTATTCCTGGAGTAGAAATCAAGATCCTAAATGAAAAAGGAGAAGAGATCCACGAACCCGGGATCAAAGGAGTCGCCTGGCATAAGGGCGATCATATCATGCAGGGATATTATTTGGATCCTGAGAAAACCGCCGAGACCATTAAGGACGGTTGGCTGAATTCAGGGGACCTTCTTCTTTGGACCGCTCAGGGAGAACTGAAATATGCTGGTCGCGCCAAGGATACAATCGTTCTTTTGGGCGGGGAAAACTTGGAACCTGAACCTATCGAGTTCGCTCTAACTCAAAGCGAGTTGATCCTGCAAGCGATGGTCGTGGGCCACGATCAGAAAATGCTCGGTGCACTTTTAGTCCCGGATTGGGATGCGTTAGATAAACAGCTTAGGAATTGGAAGTCGAAGTTACTACAAGAGATCGCCGACCCGAATTCGGATCCTGATGTTAGAGAGCTTTTCAAAAAGGAAATTAAAGATAAAATCTCTTCAAAAAACGGTTTCAAAAATTTTGAAAAGGTCTCTAATTTTTATCTTCTTCCTAAAAAGTTCGAGCCCGGAGACGAGCTCACGATGACGATGAAGGTAAGAAGGAATGTAGTCGCGGATAAGTACAAGATACAGATCGAAGAATTATATAAATAA
- a CDS encoding FMN-binding glutamate synthase family protein, with protein MSEDQILELLELIDEHAWLFWSALVFVFLVGVFIHDIFQKKHTIKHNFPIVGHIRYLFEKIGPELRQYWVANDKEEMPFNRAERSWVYATAKMQNNNFGFGTTELLYDAGYPIIKHSAFPFADSKAKYVEGDSSMIPSLKVMGEFHKRKKLYRPASVVNISAMSYGSLGERAVSSLNKGAMLARCYQNTGEGGLSPYHGFGADVMWQLGTGYFGARDEKGKFSMDSFRKRLSENPNVRAIEIKLSQGAKPGKGGILPGAKVTKEIAAIRGIKEGEDCISPNAHTEFDDVNSLIDFIERLAEASGLPIGIKSAVGETKFWEELARRMKETGSGPDFITIDGGEGGTGAAPLTFTDHVSLPFKVGFARVYKIFQSANLSERIVWIGSGKLGFPDRTIVAFAMGCDLIHVAREAMMSIGCIQAQKCHTGHCPAGVATQSKWLQAGLDVDLKAKRAANYIKGFRKELLSVAHACGYEHPLQFTGLDIEIGAGINRFRTLSDVLEYDRDPVKFTTMMDYTDHISLPK; from the coding sequence ATGTCAGAAGATCAAATTCTTGAACTGTTGGAACTTATAGACGAACATGCATGGCTATTCTGGTCTGCTCTCGTTTTTGTTTTTTTAGTCGGCGTTTTCATTCACGATATCTTTCAGAAAAAGCATACGATCAAACATAACTTTCCTATCGTAGGACATATCAGATATCTATTCGAAAAGATAGGTCCTGAATTAAGGCAGTACTGGGTTGCGAATGATAAGGAAGAAATGCCTTTCAATCGCGCGGAAAGGTCTTGGGTCTACGCTACTGCCAAAATGCAAAATAATAATTTCGGCTTTGGAACTACCGAATTATTGTACGATGCAGGCTATCCTATTATTAAACATTCCGCTTTTCCTTTTGCAGATAGCAAGGCCAAGTATGTAGAAGGAGATTCTTCGATGATCCCTTCTCTGAAAGTCATGGGTGAATTTCATAAAAGGAAAAAATTATACAGGCCCGCTTCCGTTGTGAATATCTCTGCAATGTCCTATGGCTCTTTGGGAGAAAGAGCAGTCTCCTCTCTGAACAAAGGAGCTATGCTTGCTAGATGTTATCAAAATACGGGAGAAGGAGGCTTATCACCTTATCACGGCTTTGGTGCTGACGTTATGTGGCAATTGGGCACCGGTTATTTCGGAGCCAGAGATGAGAAAGGAAAATTCTCAATGGACAGCTTTAGAAAACGTTTAAGTGAGAACCCGAACGTAAGAGCCATAGAGATCAAGCTCTCTCAAGGTGCTAAGCCAGGCAAAGGAGGGATCTTACCCGGAGCAAAGGTAACGAAAGAGATCGCTGCCATTCGAGGTATCAAAGAAGGAGAAGATTGCATTTCTCCGAATGCGCATACAGAGTTCGACGATGTAAACAGCCTCATAGACTTCATAGAAAGATTAGCAGAAGCTTCGGGGCTTCCGATCGGGATCAAGAGTGCTGTAGGAGAAACTAAATTCTGGGAGGAATTGGCGCGTAGGATGAAAGAAACCGGAAGTGGTCCCGATTTCATCACCATAGATGGAGGAGAAGGAGGAACGGGAGCGGCTCCCCTCACCTTTACGGACCACGTATCCCTTCCGTTTAAAGTAGGCTTTGCAAGAGTGTACAAAATCTTTCAATCTGCAAATCTCTCCGAGAGAATCGTTTGGATCGGAAGTGGTAAATTAGGATTTCCTGATAGAACTATAGTAGCGTTCGCAATGGGCTGCGATCTGATTCATGTAGCAAGAGAAGCTATGATGTCCATAGGCTGTATCCAAGCTCAAAAATGTCATACTGGCCATTGCCCTGCAGGAGTAGCTACTCAAAGTAAATGGCTTCAAGCTGGATTAGATGTAGATCTCAAGGCAAAGAGAGCTGCAAACTATATCAAGGGTTTTAGAAAGGAATTACTTTCGGTCGCTCATGCTTGCGGCTATGAGCATCCACTCCAATTTACCGGCTTAGACATAGAGATAGGAGCAGGGATCAATAGATTCAGGACCTTGTCTGACGTCTTAGAATATGATAGAGATCCAGTTAAATTCACAACAATGATGGATTATACGGATCATATCTCTCTTCCTAAATAA
- a CDS encoding DUF1801 domain-containing protein yields MKKSTNTFQNSDVAEVFANYPDKIRERLLYLRELIFDVAKETEGVGRIEEVLKWGQPSYVTEESKSGSTFRIDKIKTEEDQYAIFFHCQTDLISRFRKNFPKQFSFEGNRAIIFTEGNKIPEKELKECIASALTYHSDKKKSQGSKKTSKKKSDKKYRN; encoded by the coding sequence ATGAAAAAGAGCACAAACACATTCCAAAATTCTGATGTAGCCGAAGTATTTGCAAATTATCCAGATAAGATCAGAGAACGATTATTGTATCTGAGAGAGTTGATCTTTGATGTGGCGAAAGAAACAGAAGGAGTAGGAAGGATCGAAGAAGTCCTGAAATGGGGACAGCCCAGCTATGTGACTGAAGAATCAAAAAGCGGATCCACATTCAGAATAGACAAGATCAAGACTGAAGAGGACCAATATGCGATCTTCTTTCATTGCCAAACGGATCTGATCTCCAGATTCAGAAAAAATTTCCCCAAGCAGTTTTCCTTCGAAGGGAATCGAGCTATTATTTTTACTGAAGGCAACAAGATTCCTGAGAAAGAATTAAAGGAATGTATTGCTTCTGCTCTTACATATCACTCTGATAAGAAAAAGTCACAAGGATCGAAGAAGACTTCAAAGAAGAAGTCCGACAAGAAATATAGAAATTAA
- a CDS encoding SDR family oxidoreductase has protein sequence MKRAVITGGTEGIGKATVQGLAERGWAITLVARNREKAESTVREISSKTGNTNLEYVIGDLSSLSEVKRLGAELSEKYSSIDCLINNAGVMSPERKETKDGHELNFGVNHLSHVLLTRMLLANIKKSPQGRIVIVSSKLHRNAKPDLSDLEQTSKYDWMKAYSDSKLFNVYFTQDLSELLQGTSVTANALHPGVVNTELARDLKGPIALVFGVIKNLVFISPKKGAQTSIYLADAPGLEKTSGHYFEDRKQVRLKGLALDSDLRAKIREKTDHILKPFLN, from the coding sequence TTGAAGCGAGCAGTCATTACAGGCGGAACAGAAGGAATCGGTAAGGCCACAGTCCAAGGACTCGCAGAAAGAGGATGGGCTATTACTTTAGTAGCTAGAAATCGAGAGAAGGCTGAAAGCACAGTGAGAGAAATTTCTTCTAAGACAGGGAACACAAACCTAGAATACGTTATCGGAGATCTAAGCTCTCTCTCGGAAGTGAAACGACTTGGTGCGGAACTGAGTGAAAAGTATTCTTCCATAGATTGTCTGATCAATAATGCTGGAGTCATGTCTCCGGAAAGAAAAGAGACCAAAGATGGACATGAGTTGAACTTCGGTGTAAATCATCTATCTCATGTTCTTCTTACAAGAATGCTTTTAGCAAATATCAAAAAGTCTCCTCAAGGAAGGATTGTCATCGTTAGTTCTAAGTTGCATAGGAATGCGAAACCGGATCTAAGCGATCTGGAACAAACTTCCAAGTACGACTGGATGAAAGCCTATTCAGATTCTAAGCTGTTCAACGTATACTTTACTCAGGATCTGTCGGAGTTACTACAAGGCACTTCTGTCACCGCCAACGCGTTGCATCCGGGAGTCGTGAATACCGAGCTAGCTCGGGATCTGAAGGGCCCGATCGCTTTGGTTTTTGGAGTGATCAAGAACCTGGTCTTCATTAGCCCTAAGAAAGGTGCTCAGACTTCTATTTATTTGGCGGACGCTCCTGGTCTGGAAAAGACGAGCGGGCATTATTTCGAGGATAGGAAACAGGTTCGACTGAAAGGTCTCGCCTTAGATTCAGATCTGAGAGCTAAGATCCGGGAGAAGACGGATCATATCCTAAAACCGTTTTTGAATTAG
- a CDS encoding DoxX family protein, which yields MPVLTQTMKSRLSTILSLFSALVLLQTLFFKFSGASESVKIFSTLGIEPWGRIGTGTIEFIVAGLLLFPISRFLGAVGGFGLMVGAVFSHIAFLGIVVDNDGGLLFTLAVTVLLCCIAILNLEWDRSKPPT from the coding sequence ATGCCGGTTTTAACTCAAACCATGAAGAGTCGGTTATCTACGATACTATCTCTTTTTTCGGCTTTGGTTCTCTTACAAACATTATTCTTCAAATTCTCCGGAGCCAGCGAGTCGGTAAAGATCTTCTCTACCTTAGGAATAGAACCTTGGGGAAGGATCGGAACAGGCACAATCGAATTCATTGTCGCAGGATTGCTTCTCTTTCCGATCTCTAGATTTTTAGGAGCGGTAGGCGGCTTTGGACTGATGGTAGGCGCCGTCTTCTCTCATATCGCATTCTTAGGTATCGTAGTAGATAATGATGGAGGCCTATTGTTTACTCTCGCAGTTACTGTCCTCCTCTGCTGCATCGCGATCCTAAATCTAGAATGGGATCGAAGCAAACCTCCAACCTGA
- a CDS encoding LB099 family protein — MDYEKEKKKLLSAKSPEQYIEFSIKSKLEGPKKSSITTEWLNKSGYSIDDIKYARNRHPFWREKRNKGSYERNSRRLEYHNYYKSDEKIVWDDSKLSKFYDLNQEGNADHELARIFKTSIPAVNHIRRKFRFATTLLELEKKKPSKATVIKLSAHSESVLKRLIKEKGKK; from the coding sequence ATGGATTACGAAAAGGAAAAAAAGAAACTTCTCTCTGCGAAATCACCAGAGCAGTACATAGAATTTTCCATAAAATCAAAACTAGAAGGGCCAAAGAAGTCCAGTATTACCACAGAATGGTTAAATAAATCCGGTTATTCAATAGATGACATAAAATACGCAAGAAATCGGCATCCTTTTTGGCGAGAAAAAAGAAATAAGGGTTCTTACGAAAGAAACAGCCGCAGATTGGAATACCATAACTACTATAAGTCGGATGAGAAAATCGTTTGGGATGACTCTAAGCTTTCCAAGTTCTACGACCTGAACCAAGAGGGAAACGCCGATCACGAGCTTGCAAGAATCTTCAAAACTTCCATTCCAGCAGTAAATCATATTCGCAGAAAGTTTCGTTTTGCAACGACCTTACTGGAATTGGAGAAAAAGAAACCGAGCAAGGCAACTGTCATCAAGCTAAGCGCTCATTCGGAATCGGTGCTCAAACGTTTAATCAAAGAAAAAGGGAAAAAATAA
- a CDS encoding sensor domain-containing diguanylate cyclase: protein MPKDYGRSKHLGFFRNLPRLRPVWSLYLGLLLFSNLLLAQETAELSPVIRLDSHSSEKIQLKSEISYFKDSTGSATWEGISNGEFDADFKRHSDRIPSFGYDSSPYWLKVSIEVEEPLSSERFLILEYPHIDYVDLFWKDAKGREGEFHTGDMLPFKERPVADRFFVFPLPLEDKGKIDIFLRAKSEGSLALPLNLVTKSYLESSSRMALMLNGIYFGALGVMIFYNFFLFLGIREKTYIYYVILIFSVTYFTVMTSGYGFWFLLPNSPKFINASFLSATCLAMVFLGLFAEEYLQTKNSHPNLHKLVRAFSYIWGILLVISPFLPGHYLFPTSAILPILEIILLIAISLLQSAQKDRKATIFLSAWVLSLIGTVIYSLNKLGFYDSDEIASSTLKIGILSNVILLSLGLVDRINTFQKEKEEYKEKADKLFELSLLDPLTGVANRRFFDQELEREWNRSVRTERPLSLLMIDVDFFKAYNDTYGHLKGDHVLEQVAQSLKECLNRSSDMIARYGGEEFGVILPDTPVEGAIVVALNMLQTVEDMGIPHSKSTFTRVTVSIGVSTNTDRDIHSYQELLGLADKNLYDAKAFGRNHIRH, encoded by the coding sequence ATGCCAAAAGATTATGGGAGATCAAAGCATCTCGGGTTTTTTAGGAACCTTCCCCGCCTTAGACCTGTTTGGAGCCTTTATTTAGGACTCCTGCTTTTTTCAAATCTTCTGCTCGCCCAAGAGACGGCGGAGCTGAGCCCTGTAATCCGACTGGACTCTCATTCTTCTGAAAAGATCCAGTTAAAGAGCGAAATCTCCTACTTTAAGGATAGCACCGGCTCGGCTACTTGGGAAGGAATCTCTAACGGAGAATTCGATGCGGATTTCAAAAGGCATTCGGATCGAATTCCGAGTTTCGGTTACGATTCCTCTCCGTATTGGCTCAAGGTTTCCATCGAAGTGGAGGAGCCTCTTTCTTCGGAACGATTTCTTATTTTAGAATATCCTCATATTGATTATGTAGATCTATTTTGGAAGGACGCAAAAGGGCGTGAGGGAGAATTCCATACCGGGGACATGTTGCCTTTCAAGGAAAGACCGGTAGCAGATCGTTTCTTTGTATTTCCACTCCCCTTAGAAGACAAAGGCAAAATCGATATTTTCCTAAGAGCCAAATCGGAAGGTTCTTTAGCTCTTCCACTCAATCTGGTTACAAAGAGTTATTTGGAATCTTCTTCTCGAATGGCTCTTATGCTCAACGGGATCTATTTCGGTGCCTTGGGTGTAATGATCTTTTATAATTTCTTTTTATTTTTGGGAATTAGAGAAAAGACATACATATATTATGTAATCTTAATATTTTCGGTGACCTATTTCACAGTCATGACTTCAGGTTACGGATTCTGGTTCCTTCTTCCGAATTCTCCGAAATTCATAAATGCTTCTTTTCTATCGGCAACTTGTCTAGCCATGGTATTCTTGGGACTCTTCGCAGAGGAATATCTACAGACCAAGAATTCTCATCCGAATCTTCACAAATTAGTCCGAGCATTTAGTTATATTTGGGGAATATTACTCGTGATCTCCCCATTCTTGCCGGGTCATTATCTTTTTCCTACAAGTGCGATCCTTCCGATCTTAGAGATCATTCTTTTGATCGCAATTTCTCTTCTGCAAAGCGCCCAAAAAGATAGAAAGGCCACGATCTTTTTAAGCGCTTGGGTTCTGAGTTTGATCGGTACAGTTATCTACTCTCTGAACAAACTTGGATTTTACGATTCGGATGAGATCGCATCGAGCACATTGAAGATCGGCATTTTGAGTAATGTGATCCTACTCTCTCTCGGTCTCGTAGATAGGATCAATACATTCCAAAAAGAAAAAGAGGAATACAAAGAGAAAGCTGATAAGCTATTCGAACTCTCTCTTCTGGATCCATTAACCGGAGTTGCGAATCGAAGATTCTTTGACCAAGAATTAGAAAGAGAATGGAACCGTTCCGTGAGAACCGAAAGACCTCTTTCTCTCCTGATGATAGACGTGGATTTTTTCAAGGCGTACAACGATACCTATGGACATTTAAAGGGAGATCATGTTTTAGAACAGGTGGCTCAGTCACTGAAAGAATGTCTAAATCGATCTTCCGACATGATAGCTCGTTATGGCGGGGAAGAATTCGGCGTAATCCTTCCTGATACTCCTGTAGAAGGTGCGATCGTAGTCGCATTGAATATGCTACAAACAGTAGAAGATATGGGCATCCCTCATTCTAAAAGCACCTTCACTCGAGTCACAGTTTCTATCGGAGTTTCTACAAATACGGACAGAGATATCCACTCGTACCAAGAATTACTGGGATTAGCGGATAAGAATCTTTACGATGCGAAGGCATTTGGTAGAAATCATATTCGTCATTGA